One window of Amaranthus tricolor cultivar Red isolate AtriRed21 chromosome 11, ASM2621246v1, whole genome shotgun sequence genomic DNA carries:
- the LOC130827217 gene encoding NADH dehydrogenase [ubiquinone] 1 alpha subcomplex subunit 9, mitochondrial, whose product MQSISRRLTHQSFNTSSVSSLKSLYSISDPRYGVDHPRYGSTIATKGVGHLVRKGTGGRSSVSGIVATVFGATGFLGRYLVQQLAKMGSQVLVPFRGSEDSPRHLKLMGDLGQIVPMKYDPRDESSIKAVMAKANVVINLIGREYETRNFSFEEVNHQMAEQLAVIAKEHGGIMRFIQVSCLGASPNSESRMLKAKAAAEEAILRELPEATIMRPSTMIGTEDRILNTWAQFVKKYSFLPLIGDGSTKMQPVYVVDVAGAIVAALKDDGSSMGKTYELGGPDVFTVHQLGELMFEMIREWPRYVKIPVPIAKALASPREILLNKVPFPLPSPTIFNLDQICAQSVDTVVSDKALTFADLDIAPHKLRGYPVEYLSCYRKGGPQFGSTISEKVTPEPWP is encoded by the exons ATGCAGTCCATATCCAGGCGATTAACTCATCAATCGTTCAATACTTCTTCAGTCTCATCTTTGAAGTCGCTTTATTCCATTTCTGATCCTC GTTATGGTGTTGATCATCCTAGGTATGGATCTACTATCGCCACTAAAGGTGTTGGTCACCTAGTTAGGAAGGGTACTGGTGGAAGATCATCTGTTAG TGGCATTGTTGCAACAGTATTTGGAGCAACTGGGTTTCTTGGACGTTACCTCGTACAACAACTTG CTAAGATGGGGAGTCAAGTTTTGGTTCCTTTTCGTGGTTCTGAGGACTCTCCTCGCCATCTTAAATTGATGGGTGATCTTGGACAG ATTGTACCTATGAAATATGATCCACGGGATGAAAGTTCAATCAAAGCAGTGATGGCAAAGGCTAATGTTGTTATTAATCTTATTG GAAGGGAATATGAAACAAGAAACTTTAGCTTTGAGGAAGTCAATCATCAAATGGCTGAACAACTTGCTGTG ATTGCCAAGGAACATGGTGGTATCATGAGATTCATTCAAGTTTCTTGTCTTGGGGCATCTCCAAATTCAGAATCTAGGATGCTGAAAGCCAAGGCTGCAGCAGAGGAAGCTATCTTAAGAGAACTTCCAGAA GCAACTATAATGAGGCCTTCTACTATGATTGGTACAGAGGATCGAATTTTAAATACTTGGGCACAGTTTGTGAAGAAGTATAGTTTTCTTCCATTAATAGGGGATGGATCAACCAA GATGCAACCTGTTTATGTGGTTGATGTTGCTGGTGCAATTGTGGCTGCTCTGAAAGATGATGGCTCAAGCATGGGAAAAACATATGAACTTGGAGGGCCTGATGTCTTCACAGTGCATCAGTTG GGAGAGCTTATGTTTGAAATGATTCGTGAATGGCCCCGATATGTGAAAATACCAGTGCCAATTGCAAAG GCCCTTGCTTCTCCTCGAGAAATTTTACTCAACAAAGTTCCATTTCCTTTACCTAGTCCAACAATATTCAATCTGGATCAGATCTGTGCCCAATCTGTAGATACAGTAGTATCAGATAAAG CTTTAACATTTGCGGATCTTGATATTGCCCCACACAAGCTGAGGGGATATCCGGTTGAGTATCTTTCATGTTACCGGAAGGGAGGGCCACAATTCGGGTCTACTATCAGTGAAAAAGTTACACCCGAACCTTGGCCTTGA